In a single window of the Raphanus sativus cultivar WK10039 chromosome 9, ASM80110v3, whole genome shotgun sequence genome:
- the LOC108835077 gene encoding glycine-rich protein 5-like: protein METFVIIIIAFASTFAVFIVLAILTGSGLKGGGGGDGGGGGGGDCGGEDGGGGDVELGNGGNGGGLGGDGGLTGGSDFGGHGGFWSYGGGGDGGFGGGGGRGGGFGGGGGDGGGGGGGGGGGGGGGGGGC from the coding sequence ATGGAGACTTTTGTAATCATCATCATAGCTTTCGCTTCTACTTTTGCTGTTTTTATAGTTCTTGCGATTTTGACTGGAAGCGGGCTAAAAGGTGGAGGTGGTGGCgacggaggaggaggtggaggaggtgATTGCGGAGGAGAGGATGGCGGCGGCGGGGATGTGGAGTTGGGTAATGGAGGAAACGGAGGTGGGTTAGGCGGTGATGGTGGTTTAACAGGTGGTTCTGATTTTGGTGGCCATGGAGGGTTTTGGAGTTATGGTGGCGGAGGTGACGGAGGTTTTGGTGGTGGCGGTGGTCGTGGTGGAGGTTTTGGCGGCGGCGGTGGTGATGGAGGTGGGGGTGGGGGAGGCGGTGGAGGAGGCGGAGGCGGAGGTGGAGGAGGCTGCTGA
- the LOC130500321 gene encoding ATP synthase gamma chain 1, chloroplastic translates to MACSNLTTMWVSSNPSLSDSSSLSFRSVLNPLPLPNHNSSPSRSSFVAPIQSSLRELRDRIDSVKNTQKITEAMKLVAAAKVRRAQEAVVNGRPFSETLVEVLYNINEQLQTDDIDVPLTKIRPVKKVALVVVTGDRGLCGGFNNFIIKKAEARIKELQGLGLDYTVISVGKKGNSYFLRRPYIPVDKYLEAGTLPTAKEAQAVADDVFSLFISEEVDKVELLYTKFVSLVRSEPVIHTLLPLSPKGEICDINGNCVDAAEDEFFRLTTKEGKLTVERETFRTATADFSPILQFEQDPVQILDALLPLYLNSQILRALQESLASELAARMSAMSSASDNASDLKKSLSMVYNRKRQAKITGEILEIVAGANAQA, encoded by the coding sequence ATGGCTTGCAGTAATCTAACAACAATGTGGGTTTCATCAAACCCATCTCTTTCCGATTCCTCTTCCTTGTCCTTCCGTTCTGTTCTCAACCCACTTCCTCTCCCAAACCACAACTCCTCTCCTTCAAGATCCTCCTTCGTTGCTCCAATCCAATCCTCTCTTCGTGAGCTCAGAGACCGAATCGACTCAGTCAAAAACACTCAGAAGATCACTGAAGCCATGAAGCTTGTCGCTGCAGCAAAAGTAAGGAGAGCTCAAGAAGCTGTCGTCAACGGACGACCATTCTCCGAAACCCTAGTCGAAGTTCTTTACAACATCAACGAACAGCTTCAAACCGATGATATCGATGTGCCCTTAACCAAGATAAGACCGGTTAAGAAGGTTGCACTCGTTGTCGTAACGGGAGACCGTGGATTATGCGGTGGGTTTAATAACTTCATTATCAAGAAAGCAGAGGCGAGGATCAAGGAGCTTCAAGGGTTAGGTCTTGACTACACAGTCATTAGCGTGGGGAAGAAGGGAAACTCTTACTTCCTCCGCCGTCCCTACATCCCCGTCGACAAGTACCTCGAGGCCGGAACCTTACCGACGGCGAAGGAAGCTCAAGCTGTTGCCGATGATGTCTTCTCTCTGTTTATAAGCGAGGAAGTCGACAAAGTGGAGCTCTTGTACACGAAGTTTGTGTCTTTGGTCAGATCAGAACCCGTGATCCACACGCTACTGCCTCTATCACCCAAAGGAGAGATCTGTGACATCAACGGGAACTGTGTTGACGCTGCTGAAGACGAGTTCTTCAGGTTGACGACTAAAGAAGGGAAGCTGACGGTCGAGAGAGAGACTTTTCGGACAGCAACTGCTGATTTCTCGCCGATCTTGCAGTTCGAGCAAGACCCTGTTCAGATTCTTGATGCTTTGTTGCCTTTGTATCTGAACAGTCAGATTCTTAGGGCGTTACAGGAGTCTTTGGCGAGTGAGCTCGCAGCTCGGATGAGTGCGATGAGTAGTGCTTCGGATAATGCATCGGATCTTAAGAAATCGCTTTCCATGGTTTATAATAGAAAACGTCAAGCTAAGATTACTGGTGAGATTCTTGAGATTGTTGCTGGAGCTAATGCACAGGCTTGA